The Saccharopolyspora gloriosae genome window below encodes:
- a CDS encoding F0F1 ATP synthase subunit gamma: protein MANLRELRDRIRSVKSIRKITKAQELIATSRIMRARTRVEASRPYAAEITKSLSELAGASSLDHPLLVERDNPKRAAVLVVTSDGGQCGGYNSNVLRAAEELQSLLREQGKTPVLYVIGRKGDAYYRFRQRPVAASWTGFAEKPGYSDAAEVGETLVKAFLAGADDYLDDGGEDGTLGVDELHVVHTEFVSMLTQRPTVTRIAPLEVEYSDEPKKPRSVYDFEPDADTLFKALLPKYINTRIFAGLLDSAASVFAARRTAMKAATDNADELIRNLSREANQARQAQITQEISEIVGGVEALSSAGSE, encoded by the coding sequence ATGGCCAATCTTCGAGAACTGCGAGACCGCATCCGGTCGGTCAAGTCGATCCGGAAGATCACCAAGGCGCAGGAACTGATCGCCACGTCCCGCATCATGCGGGCTCGGACCAGGGTGGAGGCGTCCCGGCCGTACGCGGCCGAGATCACCAAGTCCCTGTCCGAGCTGGCCGGGGCGAGTTCGCTGGACCACCCGCTGCTGGTGGAACGGGACAACCCGAAGCGGGCCGCGGTGCTCGTGGTGACCAGTGACGGCGGCCAGTGCGGCGGCTACAACTCCAACGTGCTGCGCGCGGCGGAGGAACTGCAGAGCCTGCTGCGCGAGCAAGGCAAGACCCCGGTGCTGTACGTGATCGGCCGCAAGGGCGACGCGTACTACCGGTTCCGGCAGCGGCCCGTCGCGGCCAGCTGGACCGGTTTCGCCGAGAAGCCCGGCTACTCGGATGCCGCCGAAGTGGGGGAGACCCTGGTCAAGGCGTTCCTCGCGGGCGCCGACGACTACCTCGACGACGGCGGCGAGGACGGTACGCTGGGTGTGGACGAGTTGCACGTGGTGCACACCGAGTTCGTGTCCATGCTGACGCAGCGGCCCACCGTCACGCGGATCGCTCCGCTGGAGGTGGAGTACTCCGACGAGCCGAAGAAGCCGAGGTCGGTCTACGACTTCGAGCCGGACGCGGACACGTTGTTCAAGGCGTTGCTGCCGAAGTACATCAACACCCGGATCTTCGCCGGGCTGCTGGACTCGGCGGCGTCCGTCTTCGCGGCGCGTCGTACCGCGATGAAGGCGGCGACGGACAACGCGGACGAACTGATCCGCAACCTCAGCCGTGAGGCCAACCAGGCCCGTCAGGCCCAGATCACCCAGGAAATCAGCGAGATCGTCGGTGGTGTCGAGGCGCTCTCGTCAGCAGGAAGTGAGTGA
- the atpA gene encoding F0F1 ATP synthase subunit alpha, giving the protein MAELTISSDEIRSAIEKYVSSYSPEVSREEVGVVTDTGDGIAHVEGLPSVMTEELLEFPGGVYGVAMNLEAQEIGAVILGESAGIEEGQEVKRTGKVLSMPVGDGFLGRVVDPLGEAIDGLGEIKAEAQRALELQAATVVQRQGVAEPMQTGIKAIDSMTPIGRGQRQLLIGDRKTGKTTVAVDTIINQKGNWDSGDPAKQVHCIYVAIGQKGSTIAGVKKSLEDAGAMEYTTIVAAPASDSPGLKWLAPYAGSALGQHWMYQGKHVLIVFDDLTKQAEAYRAISLLLRRPPGREAYPGDVFYLHSRLLERCAKLSDEMGAGSMTGLPIIETKANDVSAYIPTNVISITDGQCFLQSDLFNAGQRPAIDVGISVSRVGGSAQIKAMKSVTGSLKIDLAQFRELEAFSAFASDLDAASKAQLDRGARLMELLKQGAGDPLPVEEEVVSLFLGTKGHVDTVPVGDVRRFESEFLSYLRRTHESLLKDIVESKKLSDDGQKLIVDSVEEFKKQFTTSDGSSLTQEADAEAMDADAVGQETVQVNKPAPKK; this is encoded by the coding sequence ATGGCGGAGCTGACGATCTCGTCGGACGAGATCCGCAGTGCGATCGAGAAGTACGTCTCCAGCTACTCCCCGGAGGTCAGCCGCGAGGAGGTCGGCGTCGTCACCGATACCGGTGACGGCATCGCCCATGTCGAGGGCCTGCCTTCGGTGATGACCGAAGAGCTGCTGGAGTTCCCCGGCGGCGTCTACGGCGTGGCGATGAACCTGGAGGCGCAGGAGATCGGCGCGGTCATCCTGGGCGAATCCGCGGGCATCGAAGAGGGCCAGGAGGTCAAGCGGACCGGCAAGGTGCTGTCCATGCCGGTCGGCGACGGCTTCCTCGGCCGCGTGGTGGACCCGCTGGGCGAGGCCATCGACGGCCTCGGCGAGATCAAGGCCGAGGCGCAGCGCGCCCTCGAGCTGCAGGCCGCCACGGTCGTGCAGCGCCAGGGCGTCGCCGAGCCGATGCAGACCGGCATCAAGGCCATCGACTCGATGACCCCCATCGGCCGCGGCCAGCGCCAGTTGCTGATCGGCGACCGCAAGACCGGCAAGACCACGGTCGCGGTCGACACGATCATCAACCAGAAGGGCAACTGGGACAGCGGTGACCCTGCCAAGCAGGTCCACTGCATCTACGTCGCGATCGGCCAGAAGGGCTCCACGATCGCCGGCGTGAAGAAGTCCCTCGAGGACGCGGGCGCGATGGAGTACACGACCATCGTCGCCGCCCCCGCCTCGGACTCGCCGGGTCTGAAGTGGCTGGCCCCCTACGCGGGTTCCGCGCTGGGCCAGCACTGGATGTACCAGGGCAAGCACGTCCTGATCGTGTTCGACGACCTCACCAAGCAGGCCGAGGCCTACCGCGCGATCTCGCTGCTGCTGCGTCGTCCGCCGGGCCGCGAGGCCTACCCCGGTGACGTCTTCTACCTGCACTCCCGTCTGCTGGAGCGCTGCGCGAAGCTCTCCGACGAGATGGGCGCCGGTTCGATGACGGGCCTGCCGATCATCGAGACGAAGGCCAACGACGTGTCGGCCTACATCCCGACGAACGTCATCTCCATCACCGACGGCCAGTGCTTCCTGCAGTCGGACCTGTTCAACGCCGGTCAGCGCCCCGCCATCGACGTCGGCATCTCGGTGTCCCGCGTCGGCGGTTCCGCGCAGATCAAGGCGATGAAGTCGGTCACCGGTTCGCTGAAGATCGACCTGGCGCAGTTCCGCGAGCTGGAGGCGTTCTCCGCCTTCGCCTCGGACCTCGACGCCGCGTCGAAGGCGCAGCTGGACCGCGGTGCCCGCCTCATGGAGCTGCTCAAGCAGGGCGCGGGCGACCCGCTTCCGGTCGAGGAAGAGGTCGTGTCGCTGTTCCTCGGCACGAAGGGCCACGTCGACACCGTTCCGGTCGGCGACGTGCGGCGCTTCGAGTCGGAGTTCCTCTCCTACCTGCGCCGCACCCACGAGTCGCTGCTCAAGGACATCGTCGAGAGCAAGAAGCTCTCCGACGACGGCCAGAAGCTGATCGTGGACTCGGTCGAGGAGTTCAAGAAGCAGTTCACGACCTCCGACGGCTCCTCGCTCACGCAGGAAGCCGACGCCGAGGCCATGGACGCGGACGCGGTGGGCCAGGAAACCGTTCAGGTCAACAAGCCCGCCCCGAAGAAGTGA
- a CDS encoding F0F1 ATP synthase subunit delta: MSTLVNAASRDALAATELQLLQATDGAGAAEITGLADELFGVAALLGRESTLRRALADASTEPRSREELAKQLLAGKLGARALPVVVEAVRSRWSSAKDLVGGLERLARIALLVQAERAGRLDAVEDELFRLGRIIGAELELERLLADPAAATDGKTALVDELLGGKVEPVTQALVRQLVAHPRGGHVSEGLEELAELSAKRRERSVAHVRSAIELSEQQQQRLAATLQRIYSRPIAVHLEVDPAVGGGLLIKVGDEIIDGTTTGRLQSLRRDLAD; encoded by the coding sequence TTGAGCACCCTCGTGAACGCCGCGAGCCGCGACGCGCTGGCAGCCACCGAGCTGCAGCTGTTGCAGGCCACCGACGGGGCCGGGGCCGCGGAGATCACCGGCCTCGCCGACGAACTGTTCGGCGTGGCCGCCCTGCTGGGTCGTGAGTCGACCCTGCGCCGGGCGCTGGCGGACGCCTCCACCGAACCCCGTTCGCGGGAGGAGCTGGCCAAGCAGTTGCTGGCCGGCAAGCTCGGCGCCCGGGCGCTGCCCGTGGTCGTCGAAGCCGTCCGCTCCCGCTGGTCGAGCGCGAAGGACCTGGTCGGAGGTCTGGAGCGGCTGGCACGGATCGCCCTGCTGGTGCAGGCCGAACGGGCGGGCCGGCTGGACGCGGTCGAGGACGAGCTGTTCCGCCTCGGCCGCATCATCGGCGCCGAACTGGAGCTGGAGCGGCTGCTGGCCGACCCGGCCGCTGCCACCGACGGCAAGACCGCGCTGGTCGACGAACTGCTCGGCGGCAAGGTCGAACCCGTCACCCAGGCCCTGGTGCGCCAGTTGGTGGCGCACCCGCGTGGCGGACACGTCAGCGAGGGGCTGGAGGAGCTCGCGGAGCTCTCGGCCAAGCGCCGGGAGCGTTCGGTGGCGCACGTGCGGTCCGCCATCGAGCTCTCCGAGCAGCAGCAGCAGCGGCTCGCGGCCACGTTGCAGCGGATCTACTCGCGGCCCATCGCGGTCCACCTGGAAGTGGATCCTGCGGTCGGCGGCGGCCTGCTGATCAAGGTCGGTGACGAGATCATCGACGGGACGACCACGGGGCGCCTGCAGTCCCTCCGGCGCGATCTCGCCGACTGA
- a CDS encoding F0F1 ATP synthase subunit B — MKTQMLLAAEGGHNPVIPEPAEIVVGLIAFLILLFVLWKYAVPRFEKIYAERSERIEGGIARAEQAQAEAQRTLEQYKSQLAEARAEAARIRDDARAEGQQIVEEMRTQAQTESERIVTQGQNQLAAQRSQIVAELRADLGRQAVDLAGRIVGESLEDETRRRGTVDRFLEELDSTSAPSGSSRS; from the coding sequence GTGAAGACACAGATGCTGTTGGCCGCGGAGGGCGGGCACAACCCCGTCATCCCCGAGCCGGCCGAGATCGTCGTCGGCCTGATCGCCTTCCTGATCCTGCTGTTCGTACTGTGGAAGTACGCGGTGCCGCGCTTCGAGAAGATCTACGCGGAGCGCAGCGAGCGGATCGAGGGCGGTATCGCCCGCGCCGAGCAGGCTCAGGCCGAGGCACAGCGGACGCTGGAGCAGTACAAGTCGCAGCTGGCCGAGGCGCGCGCCGAGGCTGCGCGGATCCGGGACGACGCGCGGGCCGAGGGCCAGCAGATCGTCGAGGAGATGCGCACCCAGGCTCAGACCGAGTCGGAGCGGATCGTCACGCAAGGCCAGAACCAGCTGGCCGCGCAGCGTTCGCAGATCGTTGCGGAGCTGCGCGCCGACCTCGGCCGTCAGGCCGTGGATCTGGCCGGTCGCATCGTCGGGGAGTCCCTTGAGGACGAGACCCGTCGTCGCGGCACCGTGGACCGGTTCCTGGAGGAACTGGACTCCACGTCGGCACCGTCCGGGTCCAGCAGGTCCTGA
- a CDS encoding ATP F0F1 synthase subunit C, translated as MSNIVLAQAAESAANINPGLAAIGYGLGAIGPGVGVGLIWAAVINGTARQPEAQGQLQGIAWISFVLVEVLALIGLVVYFIASAA; from the coding sequence GTGAGCAACATCGTTCTTGCGCAGGCCGCCGAATCTGCAGCGAACATCAACCCCGGCCTGGCCGCGATCGGCTACGGCCTCGGCGCCATCGGCCCGGGTGTGGGTGTCGGTCTGATCTGGGCCGCCGTCATCAACGGCACCGCGCGTCAGCCGGAGGCCCAGGGCCAGCTGCAGGGCATCGCCTGGATCTCGTTCGTCCTGGTCGAGGTGCTCGCCCTGATCGGCCTGGTCGTGTACTTCATCGCCTCCGCAGCCTGA
- the atpB gene encoding F0F1 ATP synthase subunit A, protein MGALVLAQGGQFVPPGADAFDLPPIFGGVTKPMVLIALSVVIVGAYFVMATRNLKLVPGKSQFVAEFLYEFSRNNIARDQIGAKDFRKFVPLIFALFTFVLVNNIFGIIPLIQFPTMSRIGFPVALFIVVYVVIHTVGFATHGFLGYFKHVMFPPGVPKPIYVLLAPIEFFQKFIAQPVALAIRVFAAMFAGHLILLVFTLGGEFLLMEASAGLKPVSIVAFAFSIALTFVEALIQVLQAYIFALLTANFIGSALSSEH, encoded by the coding sequence TTGGGCGCGCTGGTGCTGGCCCAAGGCGGACAGTTCGTACCGCCGGGTGCCGATGCTTTTGACCTCCCGCCGATCTTCGGCGGCGTAACCAAGCCGATGGTGCTGATCGCACTCTCGGTGGTGATCGTCGGCGCGTACTTCGTGATGGCGACCCGCAACCTGAAGCTGGTACCGGGCAAGTCCCAGTTCGTCGCGGAGTTCCTCTACGAGTTCAGCCGTAACAACATCGCGCGGGACCAGATCGGGGCGAAGGACTTTCGCAAGTTCGTCCCGCTGATCTTCGCGCTGTTCACGTTCGTGCTGGTGAACAACATCTTCGGGATCATCCCGCTGATCCAGTTCCCCACGATGTCGCGGATCGGGTTCCCGGTCGCGCTGTTCATCGTCGTGTACGTCGTGATCCACACGGTCGGTTTCGCCACGCACGGATTCCTCGGCTACTTCAAGCACGTCATGTTCCCACCGGGCGTGCCGAAGCCGATCTACGTGCTGCTCGCGCCGATCGAGTTCTTCCAGAAGTTCATCGCCCAGCCGGTCGCGCTGGCGATCCGGGTGTTCGCCGCGATGTTCGCCGGTCACCTCATCCTGCTTGTGTTCACCTTGGGCGGGGAATTCCTGCTCATGGAGGCGAGCGCGGGGCTGAAGCCGGTCTCCATCGTCGCTTTCGCCTTCTCCATTGCCTTGACGTTCGTCGAAGCCCTGATCCAGGTGCTCCAGGCCTACATCTTCGCGCTGCTGACGGCCAACTTCATCGGCAGTGCGCTGTCCTCGGAGCACTGA
- a CDS encoding glycosyltransferase family 4 protein — MDNAPLWAPAGLPAREYLLVLLTAAAVTFLLTGLVRLLAIRVGAVAYPRKRDVHLTPIPRMGGVAMFGGVLAAMFLASNLPALSRGFEFSNDAVAALVAGGLIVLVGALDDRFELDSLTKLAGQVTAAGILVLLGVQWFGFWVPWGGDEGHMGQLMVLNSNQGQLLTVLLVVTMINAMNFVDGLDGLASGIGLIAASATCAFCLSLLQQHGGDVTAYPPALIAASIAGACMGFLPYNFQPARIFMGDSGSMLIGLMLATASTSASGKADYAGFGGKDLLALLSPLLVLAAVLFVPLLDLIMAVVRRTRAGKSPFHADKMHLHHRLLEIGHSQRRAVLLIYLWAGVLAFGAVSLTLFSAAVVGWVAGIGVAAAAIISLIPRMAGRWRSDRGA; from the coding sequence ATGGACAACGCACCCCTCTGGGCTCCCGCGGGTCTCCCCGCCCGCGAGTACCTGCTTGTTCTGCTCACCGCGGCGGCGGTGACATTCCTGTTGACCGGCTTGGTCCGGTTGCTGGCGATCCGCGTGGGCGCGGTCGCCTATCCCCGCAAGCGCGACGTGCACCTGACGCCGATCCCCCGGATGGGCGGGGTGGCGATGTTCGGCGGGGTGCTCGCGGCGATGTTCCTCGCGAGCAACCTGCCTGCGCTGTCGCGGGGTTTCGAGTTCTCCAACGACGCGGTGGCCGCGCTGGTGGCCGGTGGGTTGATCGTGCTGGTCGGCGCGCTCGACGACCGCTTCGAACTGGATTCGCTGACGAAGCTGGCCGGTCAGGTGACCGCGGCCGGGATCCTGGTGCTGCTCGGTGTGCAGTGGTTCGGGTTCTGGGTGCCGTGGGGTGGCGATGAGGGGCACATGGGTCAGCTCATGGTCCTCAACAGCAACCAGGGCCAGCTGCTGACGGTGCTGCTGGTCGTCACGATGATCAACGCGATGAACTTCGTGGACGGCCTGGACGGGCTTGCCTCGGGGATCGGGTTGATCGCGGCGAGCGCGACCTGCGCGTTCTGCCTGAGCCTGCTGCAGCAGCACGGTGGCGACGTCACCGCGTACCCGCCGGCGCTGATCGCGGCGTCGATCGCGGGCGCGTGCATGGGCTTCCTGCCGTACAACTTCCAGCCGGCGCGGATCTTCATGGGCGATTCGGGTTCGATGCTGATCGGGCTGATGCTGGCGACGGCGAGCACGTCGGCGTCCGGCAAGGCCGACTACGCGGGCTTCGGCGGCAAGGACCTGCTGGCGCTGCTCTCACCCCTGCTGGTGCTGGCGGCGGTGCTGTTCGTGCCGCTGCTGGACTTGATCATGGCGGTGGTACGCCGGACGCGGGCCGGCAAGAGCCCGTTCCACGCGGACAAGATGCACCTGCACCACCGGCTGCTGGAAATCGGCCACTCGCAACGCCGCGCGGTGCTGCTCATCTACTTGTGGGCAGGCGTGCTGGCCTTCGGCGCGGTGTCGTTGACGCTGTTCAGCGCGGCCGTGGTCGGCTGGGTGGCCGGGATCGGCGTGGCGGCGGCAGCTATCATTTCGCTCATTCCGAGAATGGCCGGACGATGGCGATCCGATCGAGGGGCCTGA
- a CDS encoding L-threonylcarbamoyladenylate synthase, with the protein MSTVYDCNRPDDREAGLAAAANTVRAGGLVVLPTDTVYGIGADAFDSDAVGSLLSAKGRGRDMPVPVLVGSWSTIDGLVQSVSRQARSLVEAFWPGGLSLVLPQAPSLAWDLGDTRGTVNLRMPLHPVALDLLREVGPMAVSSANRTGHPPASAAEQAREQLGESVGVYLDGGPAGEPVASTIVDLTQPQPRVLREGAVTLAELSEVLGVEVEPAA; encoded by the coding sequence GTGAGCACCGTGTATGACTGCAACCGCCCGGACGACCGGGAAGCCGGTCTCGCCGCAGCCGCGAACACCGTCCGCGCCGGAGGGCTCGTCGTCCTGCCCACCGACACCGTGTACGGGATCGGCGCGGACGCCTTCGACTCCGATGCCGTGGGGTCGTTGTTGTCGGCCAAGGGCCGAGGACGCGACATGCCCGTTCCGGTGCTGGTCGGTTCGTGGTCGACCATCGACGGCCTCGTCCAGTCCGTGTCGCGGCAGGCCCGATCGCTGGTGGAGGCGTTCTGGCCGGGCGGGTTGTCGCTCGTGCTGCCGCAGGCGCCGTCGCTGGCGTGGGACCTGGGCGACACGCGCGGGACGGTGAACCTGCGGATGCCGCTGCACCCGGTCGCCCTGGACCTGCTGCGCGAGGTCGGCCCGATGGCCGTGTCGAGCGCGAACCGGACGGGGCACCCGCCGGCGTCCGCGGCGGAGCAGGCGCGGGAGCAGCTCGGCGAGTCGGTCGGGGTGTACCTGGACGGCGGGCCCGCCGGTGAGCCGGTCGCCTCGACGATCGTGGACCTGACCCAGCCGCAGCCGCGGGTGCTGCGGGAGGGCGCCGTGACCTTGGCGGAGCTGTCCGAGGTGCTCGGCGTCGAGGTCGAGCCCGCGGCGTGA
- a CDS encoding alpha/beta fold hydrolase, translating into MTAPPQGVEVDHVEFPAGKIRYYRAGSSGPAIVLLHGGGLDNAMLSWRHTIPVLAEDHRVYVPDLPGQGGSRPWHGRANQRTFEEVLRWLLDAWQVRDTMIVGLSMGGSIATGFTLRHPRRVRGLVLVGSGGLVPRLDHHLLSYLATRVEFVGSASAKLLAKHRGLVRRQLTKQLFTGDRPVPDLESIVDEVSAEAGQRESVFSDWQRDSLGRRAMRVNHGPHLDQINCPVMFIHGEQDTAVPISSSRQAATAISGAQLHVIPGAGHWPNREKANEFNALLRQFVNARS; encoded by the coding sequence ATGACCGCCCCGCCCCAGGGTGTCGAGGTCGACCACGTCGAGTTCCCTGCCGGCAAGATCCGCTACTACCGCGCGGGGTCCTCTGGGCCCGCGATCGTGCTGCTGCACGGCGGCGGTCTGGACAACGCGATGCTGAGCTGGCGGCACACGATTCCCGTGCTCGCCGAAGACCACCGCGTCTACGTGCCCGACCTGCCCGGTCAAGGCGGGAGCAGGCCGTGGCACGGCCGCGCCAACCAGCGCACCTTCGAAGAGGTGCTGCGGTGGTTGCTCGACGCCTGGCAGGTGCGGGACACCATGATCGTCGGGTTGTCCATGGGCGGCAGCATCGCCACCGGGTTCACGCTGCGCCATCCTCGGCGCGTGCGGGGACTGGTGCTCGTCGGCTCCGGTGGGCTGGTCCCCCGGCTCGACCACCACCTGCTGAGCTACCTGGCGACCCGAGTCGAATTCGTCGGCTCGGCGAGCGCGAAGCTGCTGGCGAAGCATCGTGGACTGGTGCGGCGGCAGCTGACGAAGCAGCTGTTCACCGGCGACCGGCCCGTGCCCGACCTGGAGAGCATCGTCGACGAGGTCAGCGCCGAAGCCGGGCAGCGCGAATCGGTGTTCTCCGACTGGCAGCGCGACTCGCTCGGGCGGCGCGCCATGCGGGTCAACCACGGCCCCCACCTGGACCAGATCAACTGCCCCGTGATGTTCATCCACGGCGAGCAGGACACCGCGGTGCCGATCTCCTCCTCCCGGCAGGCGGCGACCGCCATCTCCGGTGCTCAGCTGCACGTGATCCCCGGCGCCGGGCACTGGCCGAACCGCGAGAAGGCCAACGAGTTCAACGCCCTGCTGCGCCAGTTCGTCAACGCCCGATCCTGA
- a CDS encoding ABC transporter substrate-binding protein has protein sequence MVVLAAGTLLAGCGSGQIGDTGGATTDPNNKNLALLTGMRGEPFYVSIECAAKEAAAAAGYELNVQAPEKFEQAEQAQLLSGVVSSQPGAVIIAPTDDKALATPLQQAKDNGVQVVEVDTALEDKSVAVTSLSSDNHAGGVLAAQTLADLVGQRTGTVLALNTKAGTSTTDERARGFEEEIAKHPNLRLLPTQYTENEPATAAQIVSATLAANPDLVGVFGTNLNTGEGAGTALANAGKSGQVQLVGFDASPKQVDDLRNGRVQALIAQNPAEIGREGVARAIAAIKGEPVERETRTDMIALTRDSMQSQAQYFYRATC, from the coding sequence ATGGTCGTGCTGGCGGCGGGAACTCTGCTCGCCGGTTGCGGATCCGGTCAGATCGGGGACACCGGGGGAGCCACCACGGACCCGAACAACAAGAACCTGGCATTGCTCACCGGAATGCGTGGGGAACCGTTCTACGTCTCCATCGAATGCGCGGCGAAAGAAGCGGCGGCGGCCGCCGGGTACGAACTCAACGTGCAGGCGCCGGAGAAGTTCGAACAAGCCGAGCAGGCGCAATTGCTCAGCGGTGTCGTCAGTTCCCAGCCCGGAGCCGTGATCATCGCGCCGACCGATGACAAGGCCCTCGCCACGCCGCTGCAGCAGGCCAAGGACAACGGTGTTCAGGTCGTCGAGGTCGACACCGCGTTGGAGGACAAGTCGGTCGCGGTGACCTCGCTGTCCTCCGACAACCACGCCGGAGGGGTGCTCGCCGCGCAGACCCTCGCCGATCTCGTCGGGCAACGCACCGGCACGGTGCTCGCGCTGAACACGAAGGCCGGGACCTCCACCACCGACGAGCGCGCCCGCGGCTTCGAAGAGGAGATCGCCAAGCACCCCAACCTGCGGTTGCTGCCGACGCAGTACACCGAGAACGAGCCCGCGACCGCCGCCCAGATCGTCTCCGCGACGCTGGCCGCCAACCCCGACCTCGTCGGAGTGTTCGGCACCAACCTCAACACCGGCGAGGGCGCGGGCACCGCGCTCGCCAATGCCGGGAAGTCCGGCCAAGTGCAGCTGGTCGGCTTCGACGCCAGCCCCAAGCAGGTCGACGACCTCCGCAACGGACGCGTGCAGGCCCTGATCGCGCAGAACCCCGCGGAGATCGGCCGCGAAGGTGTCGCCCGAGCCATCGCCGCCATCAAGGGCGAACCCGTCGAACGCGAGACCAGAACGGACATGATCGCCCTCACCCGCGACTCCATGCAGTCACAAGCCCAGTACTTCTACCGCGCCACCTGCTGA
- a CDS encoding ABC transporter permease, giving the protein MSAPQRSPEDVSAPTADPASGKTFRTRLAASPTLWTGLVLIVLCVLFSAVRPDAFPTLFNLQTLLVQAAPLLMLAVGMTFVIITSGIDLSVGSVLVFAGVVSAQTMEALSGGDATGAGWGVILVGLVVALLGGAAWGVLNGLLVAVARVPALIVTLGSFGAALGAAQLLTNGIDVRTVPAALRETLGTGTSFGVVPNLVILAAIVTLLAAWALHTTAFGRHTYAIGSNSEAARRAGINVSRHLVAVYALTGVLAGFAGFLSLAYFGTTTISGHSNDNLNAIAAVVLGGTSLFGGVGTILGSVIGVFIPAVLDAGFVMAGVRPFWQPIAVGAVLVAAVWLDQRRRRNRNSR; this is encoded by the coding sequence ATGTCCGCACCACAACGATCCCCCGAGGACGTCTCCGCGCCCACCGCGGATCCCGCTTCCGGCAAGACCTTCCGCACCCGGCTGGCCGCGTCGCCGACGCTGTGGACGGGTCTGGTGCTGATCGTGCTGTGCGTGCTGTTCAGCGCGGTGCGCCCGGACGCCTTCCCCACGTTGTTCAACCTGCAGACCCTGCTGGTGCAGGCGGCGCCGCTGCTGATGCTCGCGGTCGGGATGACCTTCGTGATCATCACCTCCGGGATCGACCTGTCCGTCGGATCCGTGCTGGTGTTCGCCGGCGTCGTGTCCGCGCAGACGATGGAGGCGCTCAGCGGTGGTGACGCCACCGGCGCCGGATGGGGCGTGATCCTCGTCGGGCTGGTCGTGGCGCTGCTCGGCGGTGCCGCCTGGGGCGTGCTCAACGGACTCCTGGTCGCGGTGGCGCGGGTGCCCGCGCTGATCGTCACGCTCGGCTCGTTCGGCGCGGCGCTCGGCGCGGCCCAGCTGCTCACCAACGGCATCGACGTGCGCACCGTGCCCGCCGCGCTGCGGGAGACGCTCGGCACCGGGACCTCGTTCGGCGTGGTGCCGAACCTGGTGATCCTCGCCGCGATCGTCACCCTGCTCGCGGCCTGGGCGCTGCACACCACCGCGTTCGGCAGGCACACCTACGCGATCGGCTCCAACTCCGAAGCCGCGCGCCGCGCCGGGATCAACGTGAGCAGGCACCTCGTCGCCGTGTACGCGCTGACCGGGGTGCTGGCGGGATTCGCCGGGTTCCTGTCGCTGGCCTACTTCGGCACCACCACGATCAGCGGGCACAGCAACGACAACCTCAACGCGATCGCCGCGGTCGTGCTCGGCGGCACCAGCCTGTTCGGCGGCGTGGGCACGATCCTCGGCAGCGTCATCGGCGTGTTCATCCCCGCCGTGCTCGACGCCGGCTTCGTCATGGCCGGGGTCCGGCCGTTCTGGCAACCGATCGCGGTCGGTGCCGTGCTCGTCGCCGCCGTCTGGCTCGACCAGCGGCGCCGGAGGAATCGCAACAGCCGCTGA
- a CDS encoding ATP-binding cassette domain-containing protein codes for MSEPLLEARELTKRYGGVEALRGASFTVHPGEVVALIGDNGAGKSTLVKCLSGVEQPDSGQISVSGTPVTLDSPGAARSHGIETAYQDLAVAPDLDPAANLYLGREIRRGGLLGKLGMLDKAAMRARAAEQFATFGVSLPDLDVPIGALSGGQRQSVAVARSVAWADRLVFLDEPTAALGVVQRERVLDVVRRVRDTGISVVLISHNMPEVRSVADRVEVLRLGRRVARFRAADVSLEELVGAMTGALTQEDEN; via the coding sequence ATGTCCGAACCGCTGTTGGAAGCCCGCGAACTCACCAAGAGGTACGGCGGGGTGGAGGCGTTGCGGGGCGCCTCCTTCACCGTGCACCCCGGCGAAGTGGTCGCCCTCATCGGCGACAACGGGGCCGGGAAGTCCACATTGGTCAAATGCCTTTCCGGTGTGGAGCAACCGGATTCCGGGCAGATCAGCGTGTCCGGGACGCCGGTGACGCTGGACTCGCCGGGCGCGGCCCGCTCGCACGGCATCGAGACGGCCTACCAGGACTTGGCCGTCGCCCCGGACCTGGACCCGGCGGCGAACCTGTACCTGGGGCGGGAAATCCGCCGCGGTGGGCTGCTCGGCAAGCTCGGGATGCTGGACAAGGCGGCCATGCGCGCCCGCGCCGCCGAGCAGTTCGCGACTTTCGGCGTTTCGCTGCCCGACCTGGACGTGCCGATCGGGGCGCTGTCCGGTGGGCAACGCCAGAGCGTCGCCGTGGCCCGGTCGGTGGCCTGGGCGGATCGCCTGGTGTTCCTCGACGAACCGACCGCGGCGCTCGGCGTGGTGCAGCGGGAACGCGTGCTCGACGTGGTGCGCCGGGTCCGCGACACCGGCATCTCGGTGGTGCTGATCAGTCACAACATGCCCGAAGTGCGTTCCGTCGCCGACCGCGTCGAGGTCTTGCGGCTGGGCCGCCGTGTCGCTCGCTTCCGCGCTGCCGACGTGAGCCTCGAAGAGCTCGTGGGAGCCATGACCGGGGCTCTGACCCAGGAGGACGAGAACTGA